The Glycine max cultivar Williams 82 chromosome 12, Glycine_max_v4.0, whole genome shotgun sequence genome window below encodes:
- the LOC100802586 gene encoding tRNA pseudouridine synthase A, translated as MTQNLKHTVDLECSDNSRPSKISKIEYPSDSDIDEEEEGMSQNPRNGIQRYLVAIEYIGTLFSGSQKQLNVRTVVGALEEAFSKFVGQPVSVSCSSRTDAGVHALSNVCHVDIQRISKRRPGEVLPPHEPAVVGRAVNHFLQKHDSDLMVIDVRCVPSDFHARFKAQERTYFYRLLSGPEPLSTFEKDRAWHVPEELSLPAMQEACRVLVGCHDFSSFRAAGCQAKSPIRTLDELSVNEVIESPYFPSLMDREQHNKVSGDLRSCSNNTETDIPPISNPSIDKVITSSQDAGFGKRRRHRCLVVTARARSFLYHQVRLLVGVLKAAGTGNLTIPDVERILNAKTVTAASPMAPACGLYLGEVKYDLPTT; from the exons ATGACACAGAATCTGAAGCATACCGTGGATTTGGAATGCAGTGATAATAGCAGGCCGTCAAAGATATCAAAAATCGAGTATCCGAGTGACAGTGACAttgacgaagaagaagaaggaatgaGCCAAAACCCTAGGAATGGGATTCAGCGCTATTTGGTTGCAATCGAGTATATTGGGACTCTCTTCTCCGGTTCTCAGAAGCAGCTCAATGTCCGTACCGTCGTCGGTGCTCTTGAG GAAGCTTTTTCCAAATTTGTTGGCCAACCGGTCTCTGTGTCTTGTTCAAGTCGAACT GATGCTGGAGTGCATGCTTTGTCAAATGTTTGTCATGTTGATATTCAACGCATCAGCAAAAGGAGGCCTGGTGAAGTG TTACCACCTCATGAACCTGCTGTCGTTGGAAGAGCTGTAAACCATTTCTTACAG aaGCACGACAGTGACTTAATGGTTATTGATGTTCGATGTGTTCCATCTGATTTTCATGCAAGATTTAAAGCGCAAGAGCGCAC ATACTTCTATCGGTTGCTTTCTGGGCCAGAGCCTTTGTCAACCTTCGAGAAAGATCGAGCATGGCATGTACCTGAGGAGCTTAGTCTTCCAGCTATGCAA GAAGCATGCAGAGTTCTTGTTGGATGCCATGATTTTAGTTCCTTCAGGGCAGCTGGTTGTCAG GCAAAGTCACCTATTAGAACTTTGGATGAACTCAGTGTCAATGAGGTAATTGAAAGTCCATATTTTCCATCTCTAATGGATAGAGAACAACATAATAAAGTCAGTGGTGATCTTCGTAGCTGCTCCAACAACACTGAAACTGACATTCCTCCTATTTCTAATCCAAGCATTgataaagtaattacatcaagtCAAGATGCAGGATTTGGCAAAAGAAGGCGACATCGTTGCTTGGTGGTAACAGCACGTGCGCGTTCTTTTCTTTACCATCAG GTTAGACTACTTGTTGGTGTTCTCAAGGCTGCTGGCACTGGAAACTTAACAATTCCGGATG TTGAGAGAATTTTGAATGCGAAGACTGTTACTGCCGCAAGTCCAATGGCCCCGGCATGTGGTCTCTACCTAGGAGAGGTGAAATATGATCTACCTACCACTTAA